From a single Micromonas commoda chromosome 5, complete sequence genomic region:
- a CDS encoding predicted protein, with amino-acid sequence MSLPLAASASTRASGASASRPRAPATAPATAHRPARARGGRPSQKLQHPNHIASRRRGSTTRRAAIAADTAESDAADGVVPAFGEGSPAWPLVHADLKSGKFGKVRTVSVADAKDLMARGASLADVRPRIEFEEFRAGVDGDDSLDVRNVPYMVPHRSVAKRWQGYLLCTKDGLKERDWRFTRSFAERFPDKSAPIVVGCKTGGDIGMEPIRIETDPSTGRARQVIPEGSSQYGDRSKSNSLMAIYELQQAGYTNLYHLDGGVTKWCVDGERHQGDPYKFYFHPTILPGILFQLIMVEGIVVRSNMAYVKKFHPESYDQINDTNALYGIINDLIANSPINWMFDYYS; translated from the coding sequence ATGTCGCTCcctctcgccgcgtcggcgtcgacccgcgcatccggcgcgtccgcctctcgcccccgcgccccggcgaccgccccggcgacCGCCCAtcgtcccgcccgcgcccgcggtggtcgtCCGAGTCAGAAACTTCAACATCCGAATCACATCGCGTCTCGTCGCaggggctcgacgacgagacgcgcggccatcgccgccgacacggcggagagcgacgcagcggacggcgtcgttcccgcgttcggcgagggAAGCCCGGCGTGGCCGCTCGTGCACGCCGACCTGAAGTCCGGCAAGTTCGGCAAAGTCCGaaccgtctccgtcgccgacgcgaaggatctcatggcgcgaggcgcgtcgctcgccgacgtgaGGCCCCGCATCGAGTTCGAGGAgttccgcgccggcgtcgacggggacgactcACTCGACGTCCGCAACGTCCCGTACATGGTGCCGCACAGGAGCGTCGCCAAGCGGTGGCAGGGTTACTTGCTGTGCACCAAAGACGGGCTAAAGGAACGCGACTGGAGATTCACCCGGTCGTTCGCGGAGCGCTTCCCCGACAAgtccgcgcccatcgtcgtGGGATGCAAAACCGGCGGCGATATCGGCATGGAGCCCATACGGATCGAGACGGACCCGAGCACGGGTCGGGCGAGGCAGGTCATACCGGAGGGGAGCAGCCAGTACGGCGACAGGAGCAAGAGCAATTCGCTGATGGCGATTTACGAGTTACAGCAGGCGGGATACACGAACCTGTACCAcctggacggcggcgtgaccAAGTGGtgcgtggacggcgagcggCACCAGGGTGATCCCTACAAGTTTTACTTCCACCCGACGATCCTGCCCGGCATCCTGTTCCAGCTCATCATGGTGGAGGGCATCGTGGTTCGGTCAAACATGGCTTACGTGAAGAAGTTTCACCCGGAGAGCTACGACCAGATCAACGACACTAACGCGCTGTACGGGATCATAAACGACCTCATCGCGAACTCGCCCATCAACTGGATGTTCGATTACTACAGCTGA
- the XPO1 gene encoding exportin1 protein (has domain Importin-beta N-terminal domain; expressed), whose product MAFAGAEKLLDFNQPFDVPLLDQIVNAFYAPGGDPSVRAEAEKIMTGLQENEMMWTRADAILEQSQNPNTKFFALQVLDAVIKYRWNALPDDQREGIKNFISNLIIKLSTDDASFRGQRAFISKINSVLVQILKHDWPARWASFIPDLVGAAKQSESLCENCMNILKLLSEEVFDFSRGELTQAKIMELKNALNTDFPQIHELCEFVLQHSQRPALIQQTLQTLHAFLSWIPLGYIFESTLLDTLLKLSPNPQFRNVAIQCLGEIGGLAVDQKYDSHFVKLYVTVIEQLQQILPRSVKIAEAYANGSDDEQAYIQNLAIFLTQYFKHHIGLLEKTPEYQAHLLIGLEYLLNISYTDEPEVFKVCLDYWHVLVCDLYQSDGDAAGGGGMAEFSFAPAGAANGAGANRRMLYSGSMSQLRMLMVSRMAKPEEVLIVEDENGNIVRETLKDNDVLVQYKIMRETLIYLAHLDHKDTETQMLDKLANQLNGKEYSWNVLNTLCWAIGSISGSMAEDQENRFLVTAIRDLLNLCEITRGKDHKAVIASNIMYVVGQYPRFLRLHWKFLKTVVNKLFEFMHETHPGVQDMACDTFLKISIKCKRKFVIMQVGEHEPFVNELLRSLPDTIRDLEPHQIHTFYEAVGHMISSEVNPATREEYVQRLMDPPNGTWNQIMAQAKAQGAECLKPQEVIRNIANILKTNTSACTSLGQPFQNQMSNIYADVLNVYKLYSELISASIAEGGPYASRSSLVKAMRTVKREVLRLIETFVERCEDPHLVAQQLVPQMMDPVLGDYARNVPDARDAEVLSLFAAIINKVEGAMIDEVPKIFEACFECTLTMITANFEDYPDHRLKFFSLLRAITNHCFRALFALQPAQLKLVVDSIVWAFRHTERNIAETGLNLLLEMTKYFQVSEFCNQFHQSFYLSLVQEIFAVMTDGFHKPGFKLHALLLQNLFCIAESDQLSAPLWDVNTLGPGAYPNNAAFVKEHVSKLLSASFPNMGPAEVQVLIQGMFDYKADLTMFKNHLRDFLVQTKQFKSSDNSAMFAEEQAARQAAERARIDAVPGMIPANQVDMGDD is encoded by the exons ATGGCGTTCGCGGGAGCCGAGAAGCTCCTCGACTTCAACCAGCCCTTCGATGTGCCCCTCCTCGACCAGATCGTGAACGCCTTCTacgccccgggcggcgacCCGAGCGTG cgcgccgaggccgagaagATCATGACGGGGCTTCAGGAGAACGAGATGATgtggacccgcgcggacgccatcctGGAGCAGAGCCAGAACCCCAACACCAAGTTCTTCGCGCTGCAGGTTCTCGACGCGGTCATCAAGTACCGCTGGAACGCGCTCCCGGACGATCAGAGGGAGGGCATCAAGAACTTCATCTCCAACCTGATCATCAAGCTctccaccgacgacgcgtctTTCCGCGGACAGCGCGCCTTTATCTCCAAGATTAACAGCGTCCTGGTGCAGATACTCAAGCACGACTGgcccgcgcggtgggcgtcgTTCATCCCAGATCTGGTGGGCGCGGCTAAGCAGTCCGAGTCGCTGTGCGAGAACTGCATGAACATCCTCAAGCTCCTCAGCGAGGAGGTCTTCGACTTTTCCCGGGGCGAGCTGACGCAGGCGAAGATCATGGAGCTCAAGAACGCGCTCAACACGGACTTTCCCCAGATCCACGAGCTCTGCGAGTTTGTGCTCCAGCACTCGCAGCGGCCAGCGCTGATTCAGCAGACGCTTCAGACGCTGCACGCGTTCCTGTCGTGGATCCCGCTCGGGTACATCTTCGAATCCACGCTGCTGGACACCCTGCTCAAGCTATCGCCCAATCCGCAGTTCCGCAACGTCGCCATACAGTGCCTGGGCGAGATTGGCGGCTTGGCGGTGGACCAAAAGTACGACTCGCACTTTGTCAAGCTCTACGTCACCGTCATCGAGCAGCTCCAGCAGATTTTGCCGCGGAGCGTGAAGATCGCCGAGGCGTACGCCAacggcagcgacgacgagcaggcGTACATTCAGAACCTCGCGATATTCCTCACGCAGTATTTCAAGCACCACATCGGCCTCCTGGAGAAGACCCCGGAATATCAGGCGCACCTGCTCATCGGCCTCGAGTACCTCCTGAACATCTCCTACACCGATGAACCCGAGGTTTTCAAGGTTTGCCTGGATTACTGGCACGTGCTGGTGTGCGACCTGTACCAGagcgacggtgacgccgcgggcggcggcgggatggcGGAGTTTTccttcgcccccgccggcgcagcgaacggcgcgggggccaACCGACGGATGCTCTACTCGGGTTCCATGTCGCAGCTTCGCATGCTCATGGTCAGCCGCATGGCGAAGCCCGAGGAGGTGCtcatcgtcgaggacgagaacGGAAACATCGTCCGCGAGACGCTCAAGGACAACGACGTGCTCGTGCAGTACAAGATTATGAGGGAGACTCTCATCTacctcgcgcacctcgaccACAAGGACACGGAGACGCAGATGCTCGACAAGCTCGCGAACCAGCTCAACGGCAAGGAGTACAGCTGGAACGTCCTGAACACCCTGTGCTGGGCCATCGGGTCCATCTCGGGCTCGATGGCGGAGGACCAGGAGAACAGGTtcctcgtcaccgcgatCCGTGACCTCCTCAACCTCTGCGAGATCACGAGGGGTAAGGACCACAAGGCTGTCATCGCGTCGAACATCATGTACGTCGTGGGCCAGTACCCCCGGTTCCTTCGCCTGCACTGGAAGTTTTTGAAGACTGTCGTGAACAAGCTGTTCGAATTCATGCACGAGACGCACCCGGGCGTCCAGGACATGGCGTGCGACACCTTCCTCAAGATCTCCATCAAGTGCAAGCGCAAATTCGTCATCATGCAAGTCGGCGAGCACGAGCCCTTTGTGAATGAACTCCTCCGGTCGCTTCCGGATACCATTCGCGACCTCGAGCCGCACCAGATTCATACCTTCTACGAGGCCGTCGGCCACATGATATCCTCGGAGGTcaacccggcgacgcgcgaggagtaCGTCCAGCGGTTGATGGACCCGCCGAACGGCACGTGGAACCAGATCATGGCGCAGGCCAAGGCTCAGGGCGCGGAGTGCCTCAAACCGCAGGAGGTGATTCGCAACATCGCGAACATCCTCAAGACCAACACGAGCGCTTGCACTTCACTCGGCCAACCCTTCCAGAACCAGATGTCCAACATCTACGCCGACGTGCTCAACGTGTACAAGCTGTACTCTGAGCTCATCAGCGCATCCATCGCGGAGGGTGGACCCTACGCGTCCAGGTCGAGTTTGGTGAAGGCGATGCGAACGGTGAAGCGCGAGGTGCTCCGCCTGATTGAGACGTTCGTGGAGCGATGCGAAGACCCGCATCTCGTCGCCCAGCAGCTCGTGCCGCAGATGATGGATCCGGTGCTGGGCGACTACGCGCGGAACGtgccggacgcgagggacgccgaggtTCTCTCCCTGTTCGCCGCCATCATCAACAAGGTTGAGGGCGCGATGATTGACGAGGTGCCCAAGATTTTTGAGGCGTGCTTTGAGTGCACGCTCACCATGATCACCGCGAACTTTGAAGATTACCCCGACCACAGGCTCAAGTTCTTCTCGCTGCTCAGGGCGATCACCAACCACTGCTTCCGGGCGCTCTTCGCGCTTCAGCCGGCGCAGCTGAAGCTGGTGGTTGACTCCATCGTGTGGGCGTTTAGGCACACCGAGCGCAACATCGCAGAGACGGGCTTGAACTTGCTGCTTGAGATGACCAAGTACTTCCAGGTTTCCGAGTTTTGCAACCAGTTCCACCAGAGCTTCTACCTGTCGCTCGTGCAGGAGATCTTCGCGGTGATGACGGACGGCTTCCACAAGCCCGGTTTCAAGCTGCACGCGCTCCTGCTTCAGAATTTATTTTGCATCGCAGAGAGCGACCAGTTGTCGGCGCCGCTGTGGGACGTGAACACGTTGGGACCCGGCGCGTATCCCAACAACGCAGCGTTCGTGAAGGAGCACGTGTCGAAGCTCCTCTCCGCTTCGTTCCCCAACATGGGCCCGGCGGAGGTTCAGGTGCTGATCCAGGGTATGTTCGATTACAAGGCGGATCTGACCATGTTCAAGAACCACCTCCGTGACTTTTTGGTGCAGACGAAGCAGTTCAAGAGCAGCGACAACAGCGCGATGTTCGCggaggagcaggcggcgaggcaggcggcggagcgcgcgcgcatcgatGCCGTCCCCGGAATGATCCCGGCGAATCAGGTGGACATGGGCGACGATTGA
- a CDS encoding predicted protein gives MASGRPKRRAAQPPPIEPDIEGRDAATGSCHCCGGMLRRHPESAKQCGKCGARYHTYDCGNRRSEAGFTNFDQCPRVGVLPSSILHASTRPGPCAEVCLCTGGPVVCHTRALRDSRRVKRQNSSTGLPMGGGEEDFDSATPTDERTSAEDSATIQQRDSPTILRIDDPDAAGDVDGLDNDDSMVDDPAAPGGSGQTRHHRERLPAGLRAEIEALRAENEQLRRRLAMGGSTSVPVSMMLEPRPVDAMMHDGERRANSPTVGAVKVFFPEEEPEPEPDREPFNCFNASRTMYIGDAWSAEIVQAYRERLALKGGSDAGPLTEQADKRKIFWRNVLFSVRMVVLLSFLFWSIAWHIESAALHGAEWHYTFFAVLYVFVTVWAYQGYRNLLAYGRMVVADLRRKREKAGVAAASGRV, from the exons ATGGCGTCCGGTCGCCCGAagaggcgcgccgcccagccgccgcccatcgaaCCCGACATCGAAGGCcgggacgccgccaccgggtCCTGCCACTGCTGCGGAGGGATGCTCAGGCGCCACCCGGAATCCGCCAAGCAGTGTGGCAAATGCGGCGCCCGGTACCACACCTACGACTGCGGCAACAGGCGCAGCGAGGCTGGGTTCACCAACTTTGACCAGTGTCCTAGGGTGGGCGTCCTTCCATCCTCGATACTCCACGCATCGACACGTCCGGGGCCC TGCGCCGAAGTTTGCCTGTGCACAGGAGGGCCGGTGGTCTGCCACACCAGAGCCCTTCGCGACTCCCGCCGGGTGAAGCGCCAGAACTCCTCCACCGGGCTAccgatgggcggcggggaggaagACTTCGACAGCGCGACTCCAACGGACGAAAGAACCTCCGCCGAGGACAGCGCCACGATCCAACAGCGGGACAGCCCCACAATCCTCCGGATAGATGACCCAgatgccgccggcgacgtcgatggGCTCGACAACGACGATTCCATGGTggacgatcccgccgcgcccggaggAAGTGGCCAGACGCGGCATCATCGCGAGAGGCTCCCCGCCGGGCTGCGCGCGGAGATCGAGGCTCTTCGGGCGGAGAACGAACAGCTCCGAAGACGATTGGCGATGGGCGGTTCGACGTCCGTGCCCGTGTCTATGATGCTCGAACCGAGACCGGTCGATGCGATGATGCACGACGGGGAGAGAAGGGCTAACTCACCGACGGTGGGCGCCGTCAAGGTCTTTTTCCCagaggaggagcccgagcccgagcccgatcGGGAGCCTTTCAACTGCTTCAACGCCTCGCGAACCATGTACATCGGAGACGCGTGGTCGGCGGAGATCGTGCAGGCGTATCGGGAGCGTCTCGCGCTGAAAGGGGGCTCGGACGCCGGTCCACTCACGGAACAGGCGGACAAGCGGAAGATCTTTTGGCGAAACGTCTTATTCTCGGTCCGAATGGTGGTCTTATTGTCGTTCTTGTTTTGGTCCATCGCTTGGCACATCGAGAGCGCTGCTCTGCATGGCGCTGAATGGCATTACACCTTTTTCGCAGTGCTCTACGTCTTCGTCACCGTGTGGGCGTACCAAGGGTATCGCAACCTCCTCGCGTACGGTCGCATGGTCGTGGCGGACCTCAGACGCAAACGCGAAAaggccggcgtcgcggcggcgtccggccGGGTGTGA
- a CDS encoding predicted protein, with the protein MSMLALAVRRGAHVFRDAARATGVRPLASFHCSAQTMGAFNDNVTFSHIAREWRCKWESKEGDLAELQKVLDSKLAAIKAVDGVVSVQRVVCGGCQDYKVVTKLDADKFGAWEEAKFAPEPEFLAEIEKLGVKRIETQTYTLETL; encoded by the exons aTGTCGATGCTCGCTCTcgccgttcgtcgcggcgcgcacgtgttccgcgacgccgcgcgtgccACCGGCGTCCGTCCCCTCGCCTCGTTCCACTGCAGCGCCCAG ACGATGGGTGCCTTCAACGATAACGTCACGTTCTCCCACATCGCTCGCGAGTGGCGCTGCAAGTGGGAGTCCAAGGagggcgacctcgccgagctccagAAGGTCCTGGActccaagctcgccgccatcaAGGCTGTTGACGGGGTCGTCTCTGTGCAGCGCGTCGTCTGCGGTGGCTGCCAGGATTACAAGGTCGTGAccaagctcgacgccgacaaGTTCGGCGCCTGGGAGGAGGCCAAGTTCGCCCCGGAGCCCGAGTTCCTCGCCGAGatcgagaagctcggcgtGAAGAGGATCGAGACCCAGACGTACACGCTGGAGACCCTCTAG
- a CDS encoding predicted protein, protein MITTIAASLLSLSCSKVGGRVRISARASSRSATRPPSAPFAFLPRVAAAASLSACASPAFARVSRVHRAPPLAPPAGRGGFSAMGAVSSKDDHGDSTDANGGGRGSQGREYVEMGPRIMKVFPDEPGFDPRRDWDIVCDVRSPAEWEDDHVPGSVSTPVLDNEERARVGTIYKQESPFLAKKLGASLVAKNLGKILDEHFQDKEKDTRVLVYCWRGGERSMSLAHVLSRVGFKVGLIPGGYKRYRAGVLEFLRTMDGFRYHLIAGKTGCAKGKMLDQLKAQGAQVLDLEAMAQHRGSVLGEDPAWDNRQPSQKFFDTRIWEQARTFDRSRPIFVEGESSMIGRLQIPKNTWAGMRKGSVTLLEVPMESRVRWIRGGYKHFETTDVSRLVEKLQKLVPKCGKKKVAEWEEMIASERWDEFVEDILLNHYDSAYADAAKRSGRDDENAEFLMLPNTEDETYARAAAELIAKHDVSAPPPIVVEREAEKEEVAA, encoded by the coding sequence ATGATAACGACCATCGCAGCCTCTCTGCTGTCCCTGTCGTGCTCCAAGgtcggtggacgcgtgcgcatctccgcccgcgcctcctcccgctcggcgacgcgcccaccgtccgcgcccttcgcctttcttccgcgcgtcgcggccgccgcctctctCTCGGCGTGCGCATCCCccgccttcgcgcgcgtctcccgcgtccaccgcgcgccgccgctcgcgccgccggcagGTCGAGGCGGGTTcagcgcgatgggcgccgtCTCTTCTAAGGATGACCACGGCGACTCcaccgacgcgaacggcggtgGTCGCGGAAGCCAGGGCAGAGAGTACGTGGAGATGGGCCCGAGGATAATGAAGGTCTTTCCCGACGAGCCCGGGttcgacccgcggcgcgactGGGACATCGTGTGCGACGTGCGCTCCCCCGCGGAGTGGGAGGACGATCACGTGCCGGGCAGCGTCTCCACGCCGGTGCTGGAcaacgaggagcgcgccaggGTGGGCACCATATACAAGCAGGAGTCGCCGTTCCTGGCCAAAAAGCTGGGCGCGTCCTTGGTCGCCAAGAACCTGGGGAAGATACTAGACGAGCACTTCCAGGACAAGGAGAAGGACACCAGGGTGCTGGTGTACTGCTGGAGGGGCGGCGAGAGGTCCATGTCCCTCGCGCACGTGTTGTCCAGGGTGGGATTCAAGGTTGGGCTCATACCGGGCGGATACAAGAGGTACAGAGCCGGCGTCTTGGAGTTTTTGCGAACCATGGACGGGTTCCGCTATCACCTGATCGCGGGCAAGACCGGGTGCGCAAAGGGGAAGATGTTGGACCAGCTCAAGGCGCAGGGTGCGCAGGTGCTGGACctggaggcgatggcgcagCACCGCGGGAGCGTCCTCGGGGAGGACCCGGCGTGGGACAACAGGCAGCCCTCGCAGAAATTTTTCGACACCAGGATATGGGAGCAGGCGAGGACCTTCGATCGATCCCGGCCGATATTCGTCGAGGGCGAATCGTCGATGATCGGCAGGTTGCAGATCCCGAAGAACACGTGGGCGGGCATGCGCAAGGGCTCCGTCACCTTGCTCGAGGTTCCCATGGAGAGCAGGGTACGGTGGATTCGCGGCGGGTACAAGCACTTCGAGACGACTGACGTCTCGCGTCTGGTGGAGAAGCTCCAGAAGCTGGTACCCAAGTGcggcaagaagaaggtgGCGGAGTGGGAGGAGATGATCGCGTCGGAGCGATGGGACGAGTTCGTGGAGGACATCCTGCTGAACCACTACGACAGCGCCTACGCCGACGCGGCAAAGCGGAGCGGGCGGGACGACGAAAACGCAGAGTTTCTCATGCTCCCAAACACGGAGGACGAAACCTATGCGAGAgcagccgccgagctcaTAGCCAAGCACGAcgtgagcgcgccgccgccgatcgtcGTGGAACGGGaggccgagaaggaggaggtggcggcgtgA
- a CDS encoding predicted protein, producing MADGGRPITAADLGALFSDRCLVNADEPRTDAPGDDALLDTTGSSIVRSDERIDGPPRYGRRLADAWRPANDAYFGGGGAFPEIHVVQFPAAIGWDARCDEDAARKSRGRGVCSSQGTSQAVPPSPAALDVDFDQLQTIAARMMLRLGPDPNDPTHAPHAANMAAARDVAPRRSTNEWDSFVDFCARVSAEAKAARGPYAKISADDVVSHLLHSHPHAARVTRVSSPDPATVAATYLVCDGGVGKPVVVTDGGKDWPGLGWSARELGRRFGKSFVRCNDRAPARREDARDERTGGAQRSIAIAMLEYSRYCSERPGVDNVGSLRVADAPFYANGLQHGVFNPKDASDGRGLGSGFIDGESDSSSTREAFPPPAFTRHCDQVVDIVANTHGAILPNAPPGARDEMATSLSAGLSKVFVGPCGTVTRLHQDCANAHAWLGQASGRKLFVCYPPSDAEHLDVMGGEKETRQSRIDPIAPEDRQPRGYLRNATPTVFVLEPGEVVLVPCGWWHYAAALDSSVTVMRNFFTAMPESNHTSLVHTIIAKARESSLCC from the coding sequence AtggccgacggcggccgACCCATCACCGCGGCCGATCTCGGCGCGCTCTTCTCCGATCGATGCCTGGTGAACGCCGACGAGCCTCGGaccgacgcccccggcgacgacgccctcctcgacaCGACGGGATCGTCGATCGTCCGATCCGACGAGAGGATCGACGGCCCTCCGCGGTAcggccgtcgcctcgcggacgcctggcgccccgcgaacgacgcctacttcggcggcggcggcgcgttccccgagatccacgtcgtccagttccccgccgcgatcggctGGGACGCCCGatgcgacgaggacgccgcgcgcaagtcgcgcggccgaggcgtgTGCTCGTCGCAGGGGACGTCGCAGGCGgtgcccccgtcgccggcggcgctcgacgtggACTTCGACCAGCTCcagacgatcgccgcgaggatgatgctccgcctcggaccggacccgaacgacccgacgcacgccccgcacgcggcgaacaTGGCGGCCGCCAGGGACGTCGCCCCGCGTCGATCCACGAACGAGTGGGACTCCTTCGTCGACTTTTGCGCGCGAGTCTCAGCCGAGGCGAAAGCCGCGAGGGGGCCCTACGCGAAGATttccgccgacgacgtcgtctcgCATCTCCTGCACTCGCAcccgcacgcggcgcgggtgacgcgggTGTCGAGCccggacccggcgacggtggcggcgacgtacctggtgtgcgacggcggcgtcggtaaGCCGGTGGTGGTGACGGATGGGGGAAAAGATTGGCCGGGGCTGGGGTGGTCCGCTCGCGAACTCGGCCGGCGGTTTGGTAAATCGTTCGTGCGGTGCAacgatcgcgcgcccgcgagacgggaggacgcgagggacgaacGCACGGGCGGGGCGCAGAGGTCCATCGCGATCGCCATGCTCGAGTACTCGCGGTACTGCTCGGAGCGACCGGGGGTGGACAACGTCGGttcccttcgcgtcgcggatgcGCCGTTTTACGCAAACGGTTTACAGCACGGGGTGTTCAACCCaaaggacgcgagcgacggtcGCGGTTTAGGGTCGGGgttcatcgacggcgagtctgactcgtcgtcgacgcgggaggcgttcccgccgccggcgttcaCGAGGCATTGCGACCAGGTCGTCGACATCGTGGCGAATACGCACGGGGCGATACTTCCAAACGCTCCGCCCGGCGCTCGAGACGAGATGGCGACGTCGCTGAGCGCCGGGCTGTCCAAGGTGTTCGTCGGGCCGTGCGGGACGGTGACCAGGCTTCACCAGGACTGCGCCAACGCGCACGCCTGGCTGGGACAGGCGAGCGGTCGCAAACTCTTCGTGTGTTACCCGCCGTCGGACGCCGAGCATCTGGACGTGATGGGCGGGGAAAAGGAGACTCGGCAGTCCAGGATCGATCcgatcgcgcccgaggaCCGCCAGCCCCGGGGGTACCTGCGtaacgcgacgccgacggtgtTCGTGctcgagcccggcgaggTGGTCCTCGTGCCCTGCGGGTGGTGGCactacgcggcggcgctggactcCAGCGTCACTGTCATGCGCAACTTCTTCACCGCGATGCCCGAGTCGAACCACACGAGCCTGGTGCACACCATCATCGCAAAGGCGAGGGAGTCGTCGCTCTGTTGCTGA
- a CDS encoding predicted protein — translation MEPVAVPAGEGDLAVAAKFALESINGAGAESSAAAERNGDRSESSSAGSSSSEDDDDDGSDDDDGEAVRPSTEGAEYEFSDGEDADGANRVKPTNYPAIIRDGDDSSEWSDSSDEDVEELDMANMPRWLEDIKNGVDRDLDDDACHAEPPRTKNEIPEEQLPAPPPPPPIGADEAIVPIGDVISVVGDTVVVQSLPNTPPLDEESILCLDTRRGLGAVEEVFGPVASPLYALRVPKSRGGGSAEGGGGAEGAAEGAAEGVEVAIASDVNVGARVYVVEGRSRVIETKGLYTKGYDNSGQNDEEVDDDDDYSDDEKEAEAKKKRKQKKRGADGVGKAGGAVRDGGLAAAAAAAGTGTGTGAHHHHRHRFQPKVPPAAQLAHMGIVGHQHQHQHQPGFAPQQPPMMMQTPAGMVPVMHQPGGYVQTPQGLVQMVPMMVQPPQPPRAQGQSYYQAPGQTNPPPPPQ, via the coding sequence atggagcccgtcgccgtgcccgcgggcgagggcgacctcgcggtggccgccAAGTTCGCGCTGGAGTCAATCAACGGAGCCGGGGCGGaatcgtccgccgccgcggagcggaACGGCGACCGCAGCGAAagctcctccgccgggtcctcctcctccgaagacgacgacgacgacggctccgacgatgacgacggcgaggcggtcCGTCCGTCCACCGAAGGCGCGGAGTACGAATtcagcgacggcgaagacgccgacggcgcgaatCGCGTCAAGCCGACCAACTACCCCGCGAtcatccgcgacggcgacgactccAGCGAGTGGTCCGACagcagcgacgaggacgtcgaggagttGGACATGGCGAACATGCCGCGGTGGCTCGAAGACATCAAGAACGGCGTGGAccgcgacctcgacgacgatgcctGCCACGCGGAACCCCCGCGAACGAAGAACGAGATCCCCGAGGAACAactcccggcgccgcccccgccgccccccatcggcgccgacgaagccATCGTGCCCATCGGGGACGTCATCAGCGTCGTGGGCGACACCGTCGTGGTGCAGTCGCTGCCCAACACTCCGCCGCTGGACGAGGAGTCCATACTGTGCCTCGACACGCGCCGggggctcggcgccgtcgaggaggtcttCGGcccggtggcgtcgccgctctaCGCGTTGCGGGTGCCCAAATCCCGGGGCGGGGGCTCCGCCGAggggggcgggggtgccgagggtgccgccgagggtgccgccgAGGGTGTCGAGGTGGCCATCGCATCGGACGTCAacgttggcgcgcgcgtctacgtcgtcgagggcagGTCGCGGGTCATCGAGACCAAGGGGCTCTACACGAAAGGCTACGACAACAGCGGCCAaaacgacgaggaggtcgacgacgacgacgactactcggacgacgagaaggaggccgaggcgaagaagaagaggaagCAGAAGAAACGCGGGGCGGACGGGGTCGGTAAGGCTGGTGGGGCggtgcgcgacggggggctcgcggcggcggcggccgcggcgggaacgggaaCGGGGACTGGCGCGCATCATCATCATCGTCATCGTTTCCAGCCCAAGGTtccgccggcggcgcagtTGGCGCACATGGGCATCGTGGGGCACCAACACCAGCACCAACACCAGCCGGGCTTCGCGCCCCAGCAGCCGCCGATGATGATGCAGACGCCCGCGGGTATGGTACCCGTGATGCATCAACCCGGCGGATACGTGCAGACGCCACAGGGGTTGGTGCAGATGGTGCCGATGATGGTgcagccgccgcagccgccgcgggcgcagGGGCAGTCGTACTACCAGGCGCCGGGGCAGACcaacccgcccccgccgccgcagtgA